In a genomic window of Acidimicrobiales bacterium:
- a CDS encoding NAD(P)-dependent oxidoreductase, whose translation MSLTDTTIVIAGATGQVGTPVAKALAAQGNEVHGLARFKDPASREEMEAAGVTCHAVDLIDPDFSTVPTAPDHVLNFAVTKTGRWDKDLAANADAAGLLMQHCREATTVLHCSSTAVYAPTGGEPMREDSALGQDHHQYMMPTYSTAKTAAESVVSFAAKAFDLPTTIARLCVPYGDEGGWPMFHLLMAQGGQPIPVHTDGSRYNVIHHEDIINQIPALLEAATAPATVLNWGSDDVVSVEEWTRYMCDLTGAPEPTFAPTDHTIPSAVIDTTKSRPVLGPSTVGWHDGFRRLAEIFG comes from the coding sequence ATGAGCCTCACCGACACCACCATCGTCATCGCCGGAGCGACCGGGCAGGTGGGCACGCCCGTCGCCAAGGCGCTCGCCGCGCAGGGCAACGAGGTGCACGGCCTGGCCCGGTTCAAGGACCCGGCCAGCCGGGAGGAGATGGAGGCGGCCGGCGTGACCTGCCATGCCGTCGACCTGATCGACCCGGACTTCTCCACCGTGCCGACCGCCCCCGACCACGTCCTCAATTTCGCCGTGACGAAGACGGGCCGCTGGGACAAGGACCTGGCCGCCAACGCCGATGCGGCCGGCCTCCTGATGCAGCACTGCCGAGAGGCGACGACCGTGCTGCACTGCTCGTCGACCGCGGTCTACGCGCCCACGGGCGGCGAGCCGATGCGCGAGGACTCGGCGCTCGGCCAGGACCACCACCAGTACATGATGCCGACCTACTCGACGGCGAAGACCGCGGCCGAGTCGGTGGTGAGCTTCGCGGCCAAGGCGTTCGACCTCCCCACCACGATCGCCCGCCTCTGCGTGCCCTACGGCGACGAAGGCGGCTGGCCGATGTTCCACCTGCTCATGGCCCAGGGCGGCCAGCCGATCCCGGTGCACACCGACGGCAGTCGCTACAACGTGATCCACCACGAGGACATCATCAACCAGATCCCGGCGCTGCTCGAGGCGGCGACCGCACCGGCCACGGTGCTCAACTGGGGCAGCGACGACGTCGTGTCGGTCGAGGAGTGGACGCGCTACATGTGCGATCTCACGGGCGCACCCGAGCCGACGTTCGCCCCCACCGACCACACGATCCCGAGCGCCGTGATCGACACGACGAAATCACGTCCGGTGCTGGGACCGAGCACCGTCGGCTGGCACGACGGCTTCCGCCGCCTCGCCGAGATCTTCGGCTGA